In Deltaproteobacteria bacterium HGW-Deltaproteobacteria-6, the genomic stretch TTAGTCATAAACCTGGTCTTGTTCTAATCCGCAATGAAGCCCCACAGAGCCGATTGAATTCTATTGTATTATCTGTAAAATTTAAAATGAATCCTTTTAAAGTCAATATACGGATGACCTCTTGTAGGGGCACAAGGCAAAGCAGCGGAGCGTGCATCATCTCATTGATATAATTTATTTTATAATGATTTCCGATGTGCGACCACCCTCCTTTTCCATTTTTTTTTGATCGGCGGGCCCTTTTTTTACAAGCAGGCAAAATGGCCATAATGTAAAAATTTTTGTAATGTGAAAAAGTGGCGCAGGGATTGATTGCATTGTTTGTTTACCGGTTTTTTGCTGTTTGACAGCAGGTCTTTCGTGCATACTTTTATTAAAATAATTTAGAAAAACGTCTGGGGATTTTGCAATGACAGGCAGAGCAATCTGGAAAGGAAATATCCATCTTGGACTCATTGACATCCCTGTAAAGCTGCATACCGCGGTCAAAGAAGAGCACATTCAATTCCACCTTCTTCACAAAAAAGATCATATCAAATTAAAGCAGCAAATGATCTGCGCGCATGAAAAAGTGCCGGTGCCGCCCGAAGAGCAGATCCGGGGATTTAAACTGGACGACGGAAGATATATACTGGTCACGCCCTCGGAGCTTGCGGAAACGCTGCCCGAAGACAGCCGGGTCATTACCGTTCTGGAATTTGTCAAAGCCTCGCAAATCGATCCTCTCTTCATTTCACGCGGCTATTATCTGGAACCGGAGAACCGGGACAAAGCCTATCTGACGCTTGCCGCGGCGCTTGCCGATCTGGATGTGGAAGGCATCTGCACCTGGACCATGAGAAAGCGGTCCTATATCGGAGCCCTGCAGGTGAGCGGCAGGCTTCTCCGGCTCAACACGCTCCGGTACGCCGATGAAGTAATCCCTGCATCGTCACTTGACCTCCCACATACGTCAATATCGGAAAAAGAACTGCAGATCGCAAGCGACCTGATCGGCCACCTGACCGCTTCTTTTGAACCTCGGAAATTCGAAAATGAACACGAAAAGAAATTGCGGCAGTTGATTGATAAAAAAGCACGGGGTGAAAAGATTGTGATCCTGCGGCCGCAGCGCCGGAAACCGACATCGCCTGACAAACTGCTGCAGGCGTTGGAAGCCAGTTTGAAAAAAGTCGCCTGAGGGAGAAACGTAAATGGCCATGCAAAGTATATGGAGCGGAACGATCAGCTTCAGCCTGGTGGCAATTCCGGTGCAACTGGTCCGGGCGGTCAAGCCGGACCGGGTTTCTTTCCGCCTGCTGCACACCAAAGATTATTCTC encodes the following:
- a CDS encoding Ku protein — translated: MTGRAIWKGNIHLGLIDIPVKLHTAVKEEHIQFHLLHKKDHIKLKQQMICAHEKVPVPPEEQIRGFKLDDGRYILVTPSELAETLPEDSRVITVLEFVKASQIDPLFISRGYYLEPENRDKAYLTLAAALADLDVEGICTWTMRKRSYIGALQVSGRLLRLNTLRYADEVIPASSLDLPHTSISEKELQIASDLIGHLTASFEPRKFENEHEKKLRQLIDKKARGEKIVILRPQRRKPTSPDKLLQALEASLKKVA